The following proteins are co-located in the Paenibacillus sp. FSL H8-0079 genome:
- the phoU gene encoding phosphate signaling complex protein PhoU, with translation MIRRKEFDQELEELRTLLKQMGEHVGAALDGAIESLQTMNAEKAQVIIKNDANLNALEDKIMELGSKLIITQQPVAKDLRRIIVAFKISSDLERMGDLALDVAKVTLRMDGQKLIKPLVDIPQMAEIVKSMIDESIESFLKENTDLAYKMAQTDDQVDQLYSHMISDLYTLMTEHPNQASQAMLLMMVGRYIERIGDHATNIGESTVYLVTGKRPDLNQ, from the coding sequence ATGATTCGCAGAAAAGAATTTGATCAGGAGCTTGAAGAACTACGTACCTTGCTCAAGCAAATGGGTGAACATGTAGGAGCGGCACTGGATGGTGCCATTGAGAGTCTGCAGACGATGAACGCGGAGAAAGCTCAGGTCATCATCAAGAATGATGCGAATCTGAATGCCCTTGAAGACAAGATTATGGAACTTGGCTCCAAACTGATCATCACACAACAACCGGTGGCGAAGGATCTCAGACGTATTATCGTTGCCTTCAAAATTTCCAGTGATCTGGAGCGTATGGGAGATCTCGCGCTCGACGTGGCGAAGGTAACCCTTCGGATGGATGGACAGAAGCTGATTAAACCTCTGGTGGATATTCCGCAAATGGCAGAAATCGTGAAATCCATGATTGATGAATCCATCGAATCTTTCCTGAAAGAAAACACAGACCTGGCCTATAAAATGGCTCAAACGGACGATCAGGTCGATCAATTGTACAGTCACATGATCAGTGATCTCTACACGTTAATGACGGAGCATCCGAATCAGGCTTCTCAGGCTATGTTGCTGATGATGGTTGGACGTTACATTGAACGTATTGGTGATCATGCAACCAACATTGGTGAGAGTACGGTATACCTGGTGACAGGTAAACGTCCGGATCTGAATCAATAG
- the polA gene encoding DNA polymerase I, giving the protein MDKFILIDGNSIIYRAFFAMPPLTNSKGLHTNAVYGFTTMLLRLLEEHKPTHVMVAFDAGKITFRHEGYQEYKGGREKTPPELSEQFPLLKELLKGLGIAQFELAGFEADDIIGTLTKRADEAGRQVLVVSGDKDMLQLASEHVHIGLTRKGVTDIELYDPAQIKERYGLTPLQIIDLKGLMGDASDNIPGIPGVGEKTALKLLHQFGSVEDVLNGTSELKGKMKEKIEAHAEDARMSKQLATIHREVPLEQTWEDMQFAGLKEEHAGPALAKLEFKSLLERLSFSGSIGSEQEAVPAAEVESSIATEDNISELFSSLDSIDVLHVETHGDNPHQAKLIGLAVGSAGTYTFISPELLHSEAAAPVRAWLGNSEQPKRGYDLHRVDLALHAHGIEFAGASFDVQLAAYLLDPTESNQTISGLTTKYGLPSLVEDDTVMGKGAKYKVPEVEILGDFLCRKAAAVAAIIPLQEQVLETDEMNSLFHELEMPLSRILADMEKQGIKANTADLQALGSEFEEQIGRLMAEIYKLSGTEFNLNSPKQLGEILFDRLGLPVVKKTKTGYSTDAEVLEKLAPYNDVVKHILQYRQLAKLQSTYVEGLLKEISNRDGKVHTYYRQTIAATGRLSSQFPNLQNIPIRMEEGRKIRKVFVPSEPGWSILAADYSQIELRVLAHISDDERLKEAFVNDMDIHTKTASDVFGVKPEDVDGDMRRSAKAVNFGIVYGISDYGLSQNLHITRKEAAQFIDQYFEVFQGVRRYMDDIVKEARQDGYVKTLLERRRYLPEINASNFNLRSFAERTAMNTPIQGTAADIIKLAMVQMDEALRERNLKSRMLLQVHDELVFEVPADELELMKELVPSVMEKALELSVPLKAEVSFGDNWYEAK; this is encoded by the coding sequence ATGGACAAGTTTATTCTCATAGATGGAAATAGCATTATTTACAGGGCGTTTTTTGCAATGCCGCCACTGACCAACTCGAAAGGTCTGCATACCAATGCGGTATACGGCTTCACCACGATGCTGCTGAGACTGCTTGAAGAGCATAAGCCTACACATGTTATGGTCGCTTTTGATGCAGGCAAAATCACGTTCCGCCACGAAGGGTACCAGGAATACAAGGGCGGCCGGGAGAAAACACCACCAGAATTGTCAGAGCAATTCCCGTTGCTCAAAGAACTGCTGAAAGGACTTGGCATCGCTCAGTTTGAGCTGGCTGGATTCGAAGCGGATGACATCATCGGAACGTTAACCAAACGGGCAGATGAGGCGGGCAGACAGGTGCTCGTTGTATCGGGTGACAAAGATATGCTGCAACTTGCCTCCGAACATGTACATATCGGGCTGACGCGTAAAGGGGTAACCGATATCGAGCTGTATGATCCTGCTCAGATTAAGGAGCGCTATGGTCTGACGCCGTTGCAAATCATTGATCTCAAGGGTCTGATGGGCGATGCGTCCGATAACATTCCAGGCATTCCCGGGGTTGGAGAGAAAACAGCGTTGAAGCTTTTGCACCAGTTCGGATCGGTAGAAGATGTGTTGAATGGCACAAGTGAACTGAAAGGCAAAATGAAGGAGAAGATTGAGGCCCACGCCGAAGATGCCCGGATGAGCAAACAACTCGCGACGATTCACCGGGAAGTTCCACTGGAGCAGACGTGGGAGGATATGCAATTCGCCGGATTAAAAGAAGAACATGCTGGCCCTGCATTGGCCAAGCTGGAATTCAAATCTTTGCTCGAACGCCTGTCGTTCAGTGGTAGCATCGGTTCGGAACAGGAAGCGGTTCCTGCTGCCGAGGTGGAATCTTCCATTGCAACAGAGGACAACATCAGTGAGCTGTTCAGTTCTCTGGATTCCATTGATGTGCTCCACGTGGAGACACATGGGGATAACCCGCACCAAGCGAAATTGATTGGACTTGCTGTAGGTTCCGCTGGAACGTATACGTTCATATCTCCCGAATTGCTTCATTCCGAGGCTGCGGCTCCAGTGCGGGCATGGCTTGGTAATTCAGAGCAGCCTAAGCGCGGGTATGATCTTCATCGTGTAGACCTGGCCCTGCATGCGCATGGCATTGAATTCGCAGGTGCGTCATTCGATGTACAACTGGCAGCGTATTTGCTTGATCCAACGGAATCCAATCAGACGATTAGTGGACTCACGACCAAGTATGGTCTGCCGTCGCTCGTAGAGGATGACACGGTTATGGGCAAAGGGGCTAAGTACAAGGTGCCGGAAGTGGAGATACTGGGGGATTTCCTATGCCGTAAAGCTGCTGCAGTAGCAGCCATTATTCCACTTCAGGAGCAGGTGCTTGAAACCGATGAGATGAATTCGCTGTTCCATGAACTGGAGATGCCGTTGTCACGCATATTGGCAGACATGGAGAAACAGGGAATTAAGGCGAATACAGCTGATCTGCAGGCTTTGGGTAGTGAGTTTGAAGAGCAGATCGGCAGGTTGATGGCTGAGATCTACAAGTTGTCAGGAACGGAATTTAATCTGAATTCACCGAAGCAATTGGGTGAGATTTTATTTGATAGACTGGGCTTGCCGGTGGTGAAGAAAACAAAAACGGGCTATTCCACAGATGCTGAAGTATTGGAGAAGTTGGCCCCTTATAATGATGTGGTCAAGCATATTCTGCAATATCGTCAGCTTGCCAAGCTGCAATCCACTTATGTGGAAGGATTACTTAAAGAGATTTCCAATCGGGATGGCAAGGTGCATACGTATTACCGTCAGACCATTGCTGCAACAGGAAGACTTAGTAGTCAGTTCCCGAACTTGCAGAACATTCCGATTCGGATGGAGGAAGGTCGCAAAATCCGGAAGGTATTTGTTCCTTCCGAGCCTGGATGGTCTATTTTGGCAGCAGACTATTCCCAGATTGAACTGCGTGTACTGGCCCACATTTCGGACGATGAGCGCTTGAAGGAAGCATTTGTCAACGATATGGATATTCATACGAAGACCGCTTCGGATGTATTTGGCGTGAAGCCTGAGGATGTGGATGGAGATATGCGTCGTTCCGCCAAGGCAGTTAACTTTGGTATCGTTTATGGAATAAGTGATTATGGTTTGTCCCAGAACCTGCACATTACGCGTAAAGAGGCTGCACAGTTTATTGATCAGTATTTTGAAGTCTTCCAGGGTGTACGCCGATATATGGATGACATTGTGAAGGAAGCTCGCCAGGATGGTTACGTCAAAACGTTGTTGGAGCGACGTCGCTACCTGCCAGAGATTAACGCCAGTAACTTCAACCTGCGTTCCTTCGCAGAGCGTACGGCGATGAATACACCTATTCAGGGAACAGCTGCAGATATCATCAAGCTGGCTATGGTACAGATGGATGAAGCGCTGCGGGAACGCAATTTGAAGAGCCGTATGTTGCTTCAGGTGCACGATGAGCTTGTATTCGAAGTGCCTGCGGATGAATTGGAACTAATGAAAGAACTAGTACCTTCTGTTATGGAAAAAGCATTGGAACTGTCTGTTCCGCTGAAAGCAGAAGTCAGCTTTGGGGATAACTGGTACGAAGCAAAATAA
- the mutM gene encoding DNA-formamidopyrimidine glycosylase has product MPELPEVETVRRTLNQLIVGKTIDHVTVSLPRIIQRPDDIDAFALELAGHTVIGVERRGKFLRILLDGLVLVSHLRMEGRYGVYEQHEDVEKHTHVIFHFNDGTELRYKDVRQFGTMYLFNAGEELVSKPLLKLGLEPLDPAFTVTAFREAVGKRTTKIKAVLLNQAYVVGIGNIYVDEALFRAGIHPETIAKTLTEAQLTVLHEAIVATLQDAVNAGGSSIKSYVNGQGEMGMFQHQLKIYGRKSEPCATCGTLIEKTVVGGRGTHFCPNCQPLNMI; this is encoded by the coding sequence ATGCCGGAATTACCGGAAGTCGAAACAGTCAGAAGAACATTGAATCAGCTTATTGTAGGCAAGACCATTGATCATGTTACCGTTAGCTTGCCGCGGATTATTCAGCGGCCGGACGACATAGATGCATTTGCACTGGAACTCGCGGGACATACCGTAATTGGGGTGGAGCGCCGAGGCAAGTTTTTGCGTATTTTGCTGGACGGGCTGGTGCTTGTCTCCCATCTGCGGATGGAAGGAAGATACGGTGTGTACGAGCAGCATGAAGATGTGGAGAAGCATACCCATGTGATCTTCCATTTTAATGACGGTACGGAATTACGTTATAAGGATGTGCGCCAGTTCGGTACGATGTACCTGTTCAATGCAGGAGAGGAACTGGTATCGAAACCTTTGCTGAAGCTGGGATTGGAGCCGCTTGATCCGGCCTTTACGGTAACTGCATTCCGTGAGGCAGTTGGCAAGCGGACAACCAAAATCAAAGCTGTGCTGTTAAATCAGGCATATGTGGTCGGCATCGGGAATATTTATGTGGACGAGGCTCTATTTCGCGCAGGTATCCATCCCGAGACCATCGCCAAGACACTGACCGAAGCTCAGTTAACGGTGCTTCATGAAGCGATTGTGGCTACGTTGCAAGATGCAGTGAATGCAGGCGGATCTTCCATCAAATCCTATGTGAATGGACAGGGTGAGATGGGCATGTTCCAGCATCAACTGAAAATCTATGGACGCAAATCGGAACCTTGTGCAACATGTGGTACGTTAATCGAAAAAACGGTGGTTGGTGGCCGTGGTACGCATTTTTGTCCGAACTGTCAGCCACTGAACATGATCTGA
- a CDS encoding MntP/YtaF family protein: MFSWHEYRTEEESGVLHHFISLLALALALSLDGFGVGITYGLRRTKIPLLSIAVISICSGLVIALSMQVGVLLSHVVSPDIASIVGAVILIGIGAWSLLQLIRKQGKEQLETDTRTNEGTETKVTEVGETKETLSDSKGRNQVLALDLEQSASGGSLERMVFTLELRKLGVVIQILRSPSKADMDNSGSISAQEAMWLGIALSLDAFGAGLGAALLGFPTLWTALIIALFSGAFLSLGMKVGLRFSALRWMRRLSVLPALLLMIMGIMKLL; the protein is encoded by the coding sequence ATCTTCAGTTGGCACGAGTACCGCACAGAGGAGGAATCCGGGGTGCTGCATCATTTTATTTCATTGCTGGCGCTTGCTTTGGCGCTTAGTTTAGATGGTTTTGGAGTCGGGATTACATATGGGTTACGGAGGACTAAGATTCCCCTGTTATCTATCGCTGTTATTTCGATCTGTTCGGGATTGGTTATTGCCTTGTCGATGCAAGTAGGTGTGCTGTTGTCCCATGTGGTGTCACCGGATATCGCTTCGATTGTGGGAGCCGTTATATTGATAGGCATTGGTGCATGGTCACTGTTGCAACTTATTCGAAAGCAAGGCAAAGAACAGCTGGAAACAGACACTAGAACGAACGAGGGAACGGAAACAAAGGTAACTGAAGTTGGAGAAACAAAAGAGACGCTGTCGGATTCAAAGGGTAGAAATCAGGTGCTTGCGCTGGATCTGGAGCAATCGGCGTCTGGTGGCTCGTTGGAACGAATGGTATTTACACTGGAGTTGCGTAAGCTGGGGGTCGTCATTCAGATCCTTCGGAGTCCCTCCAAGGCGGATATGGATAACTCGGGGAGCATATCTGCCCAGGAAGCGATGTGGCTTGGTATTGCACTGTCTCTGGATGCGTTTGGGGCAGGATTGGGAGCGGCACTTTTGGGATTTCCTACACTATGGACGGCACTCATTATTGCACTGTTTAGTGGGGCGTTTCTGTCACTCGGCATGAAGGTTGGACTGCGTTTCTCAGCTCTGCGCTGGATGCGAAGACTGTCTGTATTGCCAGCACTATTGTTAATGATTATGGGAATAATGAAGCTGTTATGA
- the coaE gene encoding dephospho-CoA kinase (Dephospho-CoA kinase (CoaE) performs the final step in coenzyme A biosynthesis.), producing the protein MNIGLTGGIATGKSSVSAYLASKGALLIDADVIAREVMMPGHPVLAAAVERFGQAILNEDGTLDRKKLGSIVFQQPEERKALEAITHPAIRREMRERAAAYAVQHPDKLVVSDIPLLYESGLEDGFEEVMVVYVPRSVQRDRLMIRDGMTAAQAEARMDVQMDIERKKQLADIVIDNSSIWSETEQQIDSFLQRKGLL; encoded by the coding sequence ATGAATATAGGCTTAACCGGCGGGATCGCGACAGGCAAAAGCAGTGTTTCCGCCTATCTCGCCAGTAAGGGAGCGTTGCTCATCGATGCAGACGTTATTGCCCGGGAAGTTATGATGCCCGGGCATCCCGTGTTGGCCGCCGCTGTTGAGCGGTTCGGACAAGCCATACTGAACGAAGATGGAACACTGGATCGGAAAAAGCTTGGAAGTATTGTTTTTCAACAACCCGAGGAACGAAAGGCATTGGAGGCTATCACACACCCGGCGATCCGTAGAGAGATGCGTGAACGGGCTGCCGCATACGCGGTGCAACATCCGGATAAACTTGTGGTATCTGATATTCCTTTGTTATACGAATCGGGTCTGGAAGATGGTTTCGAGGAAGTGATGGTTGTATATGTTCCCAGGTCAGTCCAACGAGATCGCTTGATGATTCGGGATGGAATGACTGCGGCACAGGCTGAAGCCCGGATGGATGTACAGATGGATATTGAGCGCAAAAAGCAGCTTGCAGACATTGTCATCGATAACAGCAGCATATGGTCAGAGACGGAGCAGCAAATTGACTCATTTCTACAACGTAAGGGTTTGTTATGA
- a CDS encoding lytic transglycosylase domain-containing protein, giving the protein MKILRKKRVLLLMFVSFVLVLFLNTNWMAWFYPIHYKEEIRAQSQSYEVDPFLIASIIKVETNFKTSKESKRGAIGLMQLMPDTANWILEQAKIPHTSLEELKHEPERNIQLGTWYLRNLSDQFDGNEAVMIAAYNAGPGKVNSWLRDGVWDGSFDTVKDIPFGETRHYVQRVIYYYNQYVKIYNTF; this is encoded by the coding sequence ATGAAAATATTACGCAAGAAACGTGTACTGCTGTTGATGTTTGTGTCCTTTGTACTCGTGCTATTTCTGAATACAAACTGGATGGCATGGTTCTATCCGATTCATTATAAGGAAGAGATTCGTGCCCAATCTCAGAGCTACGAGGTTGATCCGTTTCTGATTGCTTCCATTATCAAGGTGGAGACCAATTTCAAGACAAGCAAGGAATCCAAACGAGGTGCCATTGGGCTCATGCAACTGATGCCGGACACTGCGAACTGGATATTGGAACAAGCCAAAATTCCTCACACTTCACTGGAGGAATTGAAGCACGAGCCAGAACGAAATATTCAATTAGGTACATGGTATCTGCGGAATCTGTCCGATCAATTCGATGGCAATGAAGCCGTTATGATCGCTGCCTATAATGCGGGTCCAGGTAAAGTGAACAGTTGGCTTAGAGATGGTGTATGGGATGGCTCATTCGATACGGTGAAAGATATTCCGTTTGGTGAGACGCGTCACTATGTACAAAGGGTCATTTACTATTATAATCAGTATGTAAAGATCTATAATACGTTCTGA
- a CDS encoding alpha/beta-type small acid-soluble spore protein: MAQSNGNSNNLVVTKASAALEQLKYEVAQELGISIPQDGYQGNMTSYENGSIGGYITKRLVTIAEQQLAGQYQ, from the coding sequence ATGGCACAAAGCAACGGTAACTCCAACAACTTGGTGGTAACTAAAGCTTCCGCAGCCCTCGAACAACTGAAATATGAAGTTGCTCAAGAACTCGGAATCAGCATCCCACAAGACGGATACCAAGGTAACATGACTTCTTACGAGAACGGTTCGATCGGTGGATACATCACGAAGCGTCTGGTAACAATTGCAGAACAGCAATTGGCAGGTCAATACCAATAA
- the nrdR gene encoding transcriptional regulator NrdR — MKCPYCAFLGTKVLDSRPANESKSIRRRRECEQCARRFTTFEMIEETPLIVIKKDGSREEFSRDKILRGLIRACEKRPVSVETLEMMVSEVEKSLRNTADAEVESRQIGELLMEQLFPVDEVAYVRFASVYRQFKDINMFMKELKSLLSKDDREH; from the coding sequence TTGAAATGTCCTTATTGCGCTTTTCTGGGCACCAAAGTCCTTGATTCAAGGCCAGCTAATGAATCGAAGTCGATTCGTCGCCGTCGTGAATGTGAGCAGTGCGCCAGAAGATTTACAACGTTTGAGATGATTGAAGAAACACCGCTGATCGTTATTAAGAAAGATGGCAGCCGGGAAGAGTTCAGCCGGGACAAGATTCTCCGTGGGCTTATTCGTGCCTGTGAGAAACGTCCAGTCTCTGTAGAGACGCTGGAGATGATGGTATCTGAGGTAGAGAAGTCTTTGCGTAATACTGCCGATGCTGAAGTCGAGAGTCGCCAGATTGGTGAGCTATTGATGGAACAGCTGTTTCCAGTCGATGAAGTGGCATATGTGCGCTTTGCTTCCGTGTATCGCCAGTTCAAAGACATCAATATGTTCATGAAAGAACTAAAATCCCTGTTGTCCAAAGACGATCGGGAGCATTAG
- a CDS encoding S-layer homology domain-containing protein gives MLHARKMNLLKKRVLIVIGILLIAFAMSESSLASSVDPIDQTTDTDNTIPDSHGGSKGVGQSFTAGKTGWMYDVDVFLAQSSAAEREISLTIHEGADINGTVLGVAKVSSSIVPVFPGGWVRFNFDEGIYVESNKEYSMMMETTNNDPNQVNQVTWRIYTPSAYTGGTPYYFGHWNNFNFDFAFRTYVASQQRDYSTILQLDQLTTTYGDTEEIRATLLDFQNQAVSNKRITFSLDGTVLGSSDTNGNGEAVFSYSVNTGIGDHILTALFDGDPTHIASIGSAMMTVDKRPLVVTANNATREYGTSNPVFTGAITGALSLDGMTATYATSADQASDAGNYAIEATLVDPNNKLGNYEVTKTAGSLSVTKASLSVTADGATREYGTNNPVFTGTVSGGFSSDGITATYATSADQASDVGNYAIEGSLIDPNNKLGNYEVTKTAGSLSVTKAPLTVTAHPISRWVNNGNPTLTGVVTGVLNNDDISVKYVTLAEQSSPIGNYTIETEIIDPNQRIGNYEVTSNTAKFNVYDIPKLTYVTNDTASSVIGHLGLPATDEEGRSIQWVSSNNQLVDGATGYVQRPSYPEGNKSVTLKATTTADGATYEAIYPLIIIARSNTSPGTSPVTSSETSPGISSGTSSGVSYYIETVLANGKQRVELKLDDLKKGFATIKSDSEFAEFVISKETLTHLTAISPSMKLQFITLKDEITIPIQEMAIAGDTHDLTIKIGRADTTTEFVEVKKSLGANVWSGPVVFNVNRLDDQGRNSEISAFTAYVERKIELDGQESDFATVVFWDEEKQLFTFVPAQFINENGKVTAIVKSMRNGYFFVMDRRVSFVDMQNHWAKSDIELLAAKFIVKGRSEMNFDPNGMLTRAETAALLVRALGIPLNNTEFNFSDVDGKWYEADVIAAEQAGLIKGYSDGTFRPNNRVTREELAVMLTRAITNANPSLQKDNGVLALTDVESISSWAEDSINQALNLGIIKGDQQGNFKPQAEATRAEMVTLLSRMLKLLNFI, from the coding sequence ATGTTACATGCAAGAAAGATGAACCTTTTAAAAAAAAGAGTTCTTATCGTAATTGGTATTTTATTGATTGCTTTCGCAATGTCGGAATCTAGCCTAGCGTCATCCGTTGATCCAATTGATCAAACAACGGATACAGACAATACGATCCCGGATTCGCATGGCGGATCAAAGGGAGTAGGACAAAGCTTTACTGCAGGCAAAACGGGATGGATGTACGATGTCGATGTATTTCTTGCTCAATCCTCAGCTGCTGAGCGGGAGATAAGCTTGACGATTCATGAAGGCGCCGATATTAATGGGACAGTACTAGGCGTAGCGAAGGTAAGCAGTAGTATTGTGCCTGTTTTTCCGGGAGGATGGGTTCGGTTTAATTTTGACGAAGGGATTTACGTGGAGTCTAATAAGGAGTATAGCATGATGATGGAGACAACCAATAATGACCCAAATCAAGTAAACCAAGTCACTTGGAGAATATACACTCCTAGTGCATATACTGGCGGTACACCGTATTATTTTGGACATTGGAATAATTTCAATTTTGATTTTGCATTCAGGACGTATGTAGCTTCTCAGCAGAGGGACTATTCGACTATTTTGCAGTTGGATCAGCTTACAACAACTTATGGTGATACAGAGGAGATCAGAGCTACATTGCTGGATTTTCAAAATCAGGCAGTATCGAATAAAAGAATCACATTTTCTCTGGATGGAACCGTTCTTGGTTCATCTGATACGAATGGCAATGGTGAAGCCGTATTCAGCTATTCGGTTAATACGGGAATAGGGGATCATATACTAACAGCGCTATTCGATGGAGACCCTACTCATATTGCTTCGATTGGTTCTGCTATGATGACGGTCGATAAGAGGCCGCTTGTAGTTACAGCAAATAATGCAACGCGTGAATATGGAACGAGCAATCCTGTTTTCACAGGGGCAATAACTGGCGCCTTGTCGTTAGACGGCATGACAGCAACTTATGCTACGAGTGCCGATCAGGCAAGTGATGCAGGGAACTATGCAATTGAAGCAACACTGGTTGACCCTAATAACAAGTTAGGGAATTATGAAGTAACGAAAACCGCAGGTAGTTTATCTGTTACGAAAGCGTCACTTTCGGTAACCGCAGATGGTGCGACGCGTGAATATGGTACGAACAATCCAGTTTTCACAGGAACGGTCTCAGGAGGTTTCTCGTCAGATGGGATTACAGCAACTTATGCTACGAGTGCCGATCAGGCAAGTGATGTAGGGAACTATGCGATTGAAGGGTCACTGATTGACCCGAATAATAAGCTGGGAAATTACGAAGTAACCAAAACTGCAGGTAGTCTATCTGTTACAAAAGCGCCGCTGACAGTGACGGCTCACCCAATATCTCGTTGGGTGAACAATGGGAATCCCACCCTGACCGGTGTTGTAACAGGTGTGCTGAACAATGACGATATATCTGTGAAATATGTGACGCTTGCAGAGCAAAGCAGCCCAATTGGAAATTATACGATAGAGACTGAAATAATTGATCCTAATCAACGTATAGGTAACTATGAAGTTACGAGCAATACTGCGAAGTTCAACGTGTATGATATTCCGAAATTAACTTATGTTACTAACGATACCGCTTCATCAGTTATTGGACATCTCGGTCTTCCAGCAACTGATGAGGAAGGTAGAAGCATTCAATGGGTTTCCTCAAATAATCAATTGGTAGATGGTGCGACAGGTTATGTACAACGCCCGTCCTATCCAGAGGGGAATAAGAGCGTAACGCTTAAAGCGACGACAACAGCTGATGGTGCTACTTATGAAGCAATTTATCCTTTAATCATTATTGCAAGAAGTAACACAAGCCCTGGAACAAGTCCTGTAACAAGTTCTGAAACAAGCCCCGGAATAAGTTCTGGAACAAGTTCTGGAGTATCCTATTACATTGAGACTGTGTTAGCTAATGGAAAGCAACGAGTGGAACTAAAACTTGATGATTTGAAAAAAGGATTTGCTACAATCAAATCAGATAGTGAATTCGCAGAGTTTGTTATTAGTAAAGAGACATTAACGCATTTAACGGCTATTTCGCCATCCATGAAACTGCAGTTCATTACATTAAAAGATGAAATTACCATACCCATTCAAGAGATGGCGATTGCAGGGGATACTCATGATCTAACCATTAAAATAGGCAGAGCAGATACGACAACAGAATTTGTTGAAGTTAAGAAGAGTCTTGGCGCAAATGTTTGGTCAGGGCCAGTTGTGTTCAATGTTAATAGACTTGATGATCAAGGTAGAAACTCTGAGATTTCAGCGTTCACAGCTTATGTTGAAAGAAAAATTGAGCTTGATGGCCAAGAGTCTGATTTTGCTACAGTTGTATTTTGGGATGAAGAGAAGCAATTGTTCACCTTTGTTCCTGCTCAATTCATAAATGAGAATGGTAAAGTCACAGCAATTGTGAAGAGTATGCGAAACGGGTACTTTTTCGTAATGGATCGTCGAGTTAGCTTTGTAGATATGCAGAATCATTGGGCAAAGTCGGATATAGAGTTACTTGCAGCTAAGTTCATCGTTAAGGGGCGTAGCGAAATGAATTTTGATCCGAATGGTATGCTTACCCGAGCAGAAACAGCTGCATTACTTGTACGTGCATTAGGAATTCCGTTGAATAACACTGAATTTAACTTTTCTGATGTGGATGGGAAATGGTATGAAGCAGATGTTATAGCAGCTGAGCAGGCGGGATTAATCAAGGGATATAGTGATGGGACTTTCCGTCCCAACAACCGTGTGACACGTGAGGAGTTGGCGGTTATGCTTACTCGAGCTATTACTAATGCTAATCCTTCTTTGCAGAAAGATAATGGGGTGTTAGCTTTAACAGATGTGGAATCCATTTCATCATGGGCGGAGGATTCTATTAATCAAGCGCTTAATTTAGGTATTATTAAAGGCGATCAGCAAGGTAATTTCAAGCCTCAAGCAGAAGCAACTCGGGCAGAAATGGTTACACTTCTCTCTCGTATGCTGAAACTATTAAATTTTATATAG